From the Microbacterium thalassium genome, one window contains:
- a CDS encoding ABC transporter permease encodes MADKYNSENIPQEANPNDLLPNEDDFESQHRDDRGSEMSIEQREVAGLSQGAIVRRRFFQHRGAIISLIVFALIVILAYSSVGTVIGGTGNYKIDPTTGTLVIDGFRITGWWGKDWWTRYNIVNGGQPTIQLWPFQLGEHPFGQDDLGKDMFARVMRGTQQSLVVVFITGFLATVVGTVIGAVSGFYRGVTDSLLMRFTDVIIIIPILVLAAVLARTVGGNAVTIGVVIGVLAWTGLARLVRAEFLALREREFVDAARVAGASDVRIIFKHILPNTVGVIVVNSTLLMSAAILIEVSLSFLGFGIQTPDISLGQLINEYQGAFNTRPWLFWWPGVFIIAIALCINFVGDGLRDAFDPRQKRVPNFNGPRAELKRWWAARGADRTGATVGAAVADDASAPGTEKR; translated from the coding sequence ATGGCTGACAAGTACAACTCCGAGAACATCCCGCAGGAAGCGAACCCGAACGACCTGCTTCCCAACGAGGACGACTTCGAGTCGCAGCACCGCGATGACCGCGGCAGCGAGATGTCGATCGAGCAGCGCGAGGTCGCCGGCCTCAGCCAGGGGGCGATCGTCCGCCGCCGGTTCTTCCAGCACCGCGGCGCGATCATCTCGCTGATCGTGTTCGCGCTCATCGTGATCCTGGCGTACTCGTCGGTCGGCACCGTCATCGGCGGCACGGGCAACTACAAGATCGACCCGACCACGGGAACACTCGTGATCGACGGCTTCCGCATCACCGGCTGGTGGGGCAAGGACTGGTGGACCCGCTACAACATCGTCAACGGAGGCCAGCCCACGATCCAGCTGTGGCCGTTCCAGCTCGGCGAGCACCCGTTCGGTCAGGACGACCTCGGCAAGGACATGTTCGCCCGCGTCATGCGAGGAACCCAGCAGTCGCTCGTCGTGGTCTTCATCACGGGCTTCCTCGCGACGGTCGTCGGCACCGTCATCGGAGCCGTCTCGGGCTTCTACCGCGGCGTCACCGACTCGCTGCTGATGCGCTTCACCGACGTCATCATCATCATCCCGATCCTCGTCCTCGCGGCGGTGCTCGCGCGCACCGTGGGCGGCAACGCCGTCACGATCGGCGTCGTCATCGGCGTGCTTGCGTGGACCGGTCTCGCGCGACTCGTGCGCGCGGAGTTCCTCGCGCTGCGAGAACGCGAGTTCGTGGATGCCGCACGTGTGGCGGGCGCCAGCGATGTGCGCATCATCTTCAAGCACATCCTGCCCAACACCGTCGGCGTCATCGTCGTGAACTCGACGCTGCTGATGAGCGCCGCGATCCTGATCGAGGTGTCGCTGAGCTTCCTCGGCTTCGGCATCCAGACCCCCGACATCTCGCTGGGTCAGCTCATCAACGAGTACCAGGGTGCGTTCAACACCCGGCCGTGGCTGTTCTGGTGGCCGGGCGTGTTCATCATCGCCATCGCCCTGTGCATCAACTTCGTCGGCGACGGCCTGCGCGACGCGTTCGACCCGCGCCAGAAGCGCGTGCCGAACTTCAACGGCCCGCGCGCCGAGCTCAAGCGCTGGTGGGCGGCGCGCGGCGCCGACCGCACCGGCGCCACGGTTGGCGCGGCGGTCGCGGACGATGCGTCCGCACCCGGCACTGAGAAGCGGTGA
- a CDS encoding CPBP family intramembrane glutamic endopeptidase — protein MQFTGPPPGDQRTPSRARLWWEVGIVLALTLGQQAIYSTLTLIRRLTIEVPLSQQSAQLNPVRADQAVWDAIYRVLDIAFDLALVALVIYLLWEPGSNALRRIGLDFSRFGGDLARGAALFAVIGIPGLGLYALARVLGLNVAVAASTLDAAWWTIPLLVLSALRAALLEEVIGIAWLYDRLRRLGWGWWTIILATAAMRGAYHAYQGFGAIVGNFAMGVVFGWCYRRWGRIMPLVIAHALLDIVAFVGYPVAAALWPDVFAPAVSPTPTPSPSPSATPSPSA, from the coding sequence GTGCAGTTCACCGGACCCCCACCGGGCGATCAGCGGACTCCCAGCCGCGCCAGACTGTGGTGGGAGGTCGGCATCGTGCTCGCCCTCACCCTGGGTCAGCAGGCGATCTACTCCACACTGACCCTGATCCGCCGCCTCACGATCGAGGTTCCGCTGTCGCAGCAGTCGGCGCAGCTGAACCCCGTGCGCGCCGATCAGGCGGTGTGGGACGCGATCTACCGCGTGCTCGACATCGCCTTCGATCTCGCGCTCGTCGCGCTGGTGATCTACCTGCTGTGGGAGCCCGGGTCGAATGCGCTTCGCCGCATCGGCCTGGACTTCTCGCGGTTCGGGGGCGACCTGGCGCGCGGAGCCGCGCTGTTCGCCGTGATCGGCATCCCCGGGCTCGGGCTCTACGCGCTCGCGCGGGTGCTCGGGCTGAACGTCGCCGTGGCGGCATCGACCCTCGACGCGGCGTGGTGGACGATTCCCCTGCTGGTGCTCTCGGCCCTGCGCGCGGCGCTGCTCGAAGAGGTCATCGGGATCGCCTGGCTGTACGACCGGCTGCGGCGGCTGGGCTGGGGATGGTGGACGATCATCCTCGCGACCGCCGCGATGCGCGGGGCGTACCACGCGTATCAGGGTTTCGGCGCGATCGTGGGCAACTTCGCGATGGGCGTCGTCTTCGGCTGGTGCTACCGCCGGTGGGGCCGGATCATGCCGCTGGTGATCGCCCACGCGCTGCTCGACATCGTCGCGTTCGTCGGCTACCCGGTCGCCGCCGCCCTGTGGCCCGACGTCTTCGCCCCCGCCGTCTCCCCCACGCCCACCCCGTCCCCGTCCCCGTCCGCCACACCGTCCCCGTCCGCCTGA
- a CDS encoding ABC transporter permease, which translates to MLSFVSRRLVATLLVLLVASYVVYVLTAISGDPLLELRGSNDPDTQVKIEYLSGVLQLDVPPALRYFTWLPGAAGCLIGQCDLGISVARGELPVTEIILTAMGSTLQLVTVAVVLSILFGVAIGMTTALRQYSGYDYTVTFATFVFYSLPVFWVAVILKQYGGIAFNQFLGDPVIAWWFIVVFGLVAGFIFMAVVGGSLSTRIKTFIFTGIAAGGFLALLDVTNWFEQPSIGIVGVVLFTIGNALIVASLTTGLRDRTALIAFGLAAVVGPVALYYPFQYLFYYGNAWWTIAIAALALAGIGGLVGFLFGGDRKMYMARIVGLAALLGTIPLVFDQMFQRWATYQSIIPLSSGVISTIGASTPAIDRQDDYWLQMLDSLTHMILPTMTLMLISLAAYTRYSRASLLEVMNQDYVRTARAKGLSERVVVMRHAFRNAMIPIATIIAFDFGGLIGGAVITETVFAWKGMGAVFSDALSHTDVNLMMGFFLVTGILAVVFNIIADLLYSALDPRIRVS; encoded by the coding sequence GTGCTCTCCTTCGTTTCACGGCGACTCGTCGCCACCCTCCTCGTTCTTCTCGTCGCGTCGTACGTCGTCTATGTGCTGACCGCGATCTCCGGCGATCCGCTGCTCGAACTGCGCGGCAGCAACGATCCGGACACCCAGGTCAAGATCGAGTACCTCTCCGGGGTGCTCCAGCTGGATGTCCCGCCGGCCCTGCGCTACTTCACGTGGCTGCCCGGTGCGGCCGGATGCCTGATCGGTCAGTGCGACCTCGGCATCTCCGTCGCGCGCGGTGAGCTGCCGGTGACCGAGATCATCCTCACCGCGATGGGCTCCACCCTTCAGCTCGTCACCGTCGCCGTCGTGCTGTCGATCCTCTTCGGTGTCGCCATCGGCATGACCACGGCCCTGCGCCAGTACAGCGGCTACGACTACACGGTGACCTTCGCCACCTTCGTCTTCTACTCGCTGCCCGTCTTCTGGGTCGCGGTGATCCTGAAGCAGTACGGCGGCATCGCCTTCAACCAGTTCCTCGGCGATCCGGTGATCGCGTGGTGGTTCATCGTCGTCTTCGGCCTGGTCGCCGGATTCATCTTCATGGCGGTCGTCGGCGGCAGCCTGAGCACGCGCATCAAGACGTTCATCTTCACCGGCATCGCGGCCGGCGGGTTCCTGGCGCTGCTCGACGTGACCAACTGGTTCGAGCAGCCGTCGATCGGCATCGTGGGCGTCGTCCTCTTCACGATCGGCAATGCGCTGATCGTCGCGAGCCTGACGACCGGGCTGCGTGACCGCACAGCGCTGATCGCCTTCGGCCTCGCCGCCGTCGTCGGTCCCGTGGCGCTGTACTACCCGTTCCAGTACCTCTTCTACTACGGCAACGCGTGGTGGACGATCGCTATCGCAGCGCTCGCGCTCGCGGGCATCGGCGGCCTCGTCGGCTTCCTGTTCGGCGGCGATCGCAAGATGTACATGGCTCGGATCGTCGGCCTCGCGGCGCTGCTCGGCACCATCCCGCTCGTGTTCGACCAGATGTTCCAGCGCTGGGCGACCTACCAGTCGATCATTCCGCTCTCGAGCGGTGTCATCTCGACCATCGGCGCCTCGACGCCGGCGATCGACCGCCAGGACGACTACTGGCTGCAGATGCTCGACTCGCTCACGCACATGATCCTGCCGACCATGACCCTGATGCTGATCTCGCTCGCGGCGTACACGCGCTACTCCCGTGCGAGCCTGCTCGAGGTCATGAACCAGGACTACGTCCGCACGGCGCGCGCGAAGGGCCTCTCCGAGCGCGTCGTCGTCATGCGTCACGCGTTCCGCAACGCCATGATCCCGATCGCGACCATCATCGCGTTCGACTTCGGCGGCCTCATCGGCGGCGCGGTCATCACCGAGACGGTGTTCGCGTGGAAGGGCATGGGTGCGGTGTTCTCCGACGCCCTCAGCCACACCGACGTGAATCTCATGATGGGCTTCTTCCTCGTCACGGGAATCCTCGCCGTCGTCTTCAACATCATCGCCGACCTTCTGTACTCGGCTCTCGATCCTCGAATCCGGGTGAGCTGA
- a CDS encoding ABC transporter ATP-binding protein, producing the protein MNHTQNGTAPVLEVRNLGIDFWVDGEWVSAARGIDYTLNPGDVLAIVGESGSGKSTSSMGVLGLLPGNGRATGSAKLSGEELIGASPAKLRKIRGKGISVIFQEPMTALNPVYTIGFQIVEALQIHNPNMHKVEATKRALELLKQVEMPDPQKAFDSFPHQLSGGQRQRAMIAQSMSNDPKLLIADEPTTALDVTVQAEILDLMRRLHTELDSAIVLITHDMGVVADLADQVIVMKDGAVVEHGSIIDIFNAPKHPYTQALLAAVPHLGTTVTDTAEVKERIESENVLHLKDLVIEYPKRGRVPAFRAVDGVDLDIRRGEVVGLVGESGSGKSTIGRAAIGLLPVHSGELEVAGHNMAGIGKGELLKTRREIGIVFQDPGSSLNPRIPVGESIAEPLLLSGGHTKAEMTQRVTELLDAVELPRAMRNRYPHELSGGQRQRIGIARALALRPKFLVADEPTSALDVSVQARVLTLFQDLQKDLGFGCLFITHDLAVVDQLADRIAVMNHGKLVEVGTRDQILRNPQDPYTQKLLSAVPVPDPEEQRQRREARQAARGQ; encoded by the coding sequence GTGAACCACACGCAGAACGGCACCGCACCGGTGCTGGAGGTGCGCAACCTCGGCATCGACTTCTGGGTCGATGGCGAGTGGGTCTCGGCCGCCCGCGGCATCGACTACACGCTCAACCCGGGCGACGTCCTCGCCATCGTGGGTGAGTCCGGTTCGGGCAAGTCGACCAGCTCGATGGGTGTCCTGGGACTGCTCCCCGGCAATGGCCGCGCCACCGGAAGCGCGAAGCTGTCAGGCGAGGAGCTCATCGGCGCATCGCCGGCGAAGCTGCGGAAGATCCGCGGCAAGGGCATCTCGGTCATCTTCCAGGAGCCGATGACGGCCCTGAACCCCGTCTACACGATCGGCTTCCAGATCGTGGAGGCGCTGCAGATCCACAACCCGAACATGCACAAGGTCGAGGCGACCAAGCGCGCGCTCGAACTGCTCAAGCAGGTCGAGATGCCCGACCCGCAGAAGGCGTTCGACTCGTTCCCGCACCAGCTCTCGGGCGGCCAGCGCCAGCGCGCGATGATCGCGCAGTCGATGTCGAACGACCCGAAGCTCCTCATCGCCGACGAGCCGACGACGGCCCTCGACGTCACGGTGCAGGCCGAGATCCTCGACCTGATGCGGCGCCTGCACACCGAGCTCGACTCGGCGATCGTGCTCATCACGCACGACATGGGCGTCGTGGCCGACCTCGCCGATCAGGTGATCGTCATGAAGGACGGCGCCGTCGTCGAGCACGGCAGCATCATCGACATCTTCAACGCCCCGAAGCACCCGTACACGCAGGCGCTGCTGGCCGCGGTCCCGCACCTCGGCACCACCGTCACCGACACCGCCGAGGTCAAGGAGCGCATCGAGAGCGAGAACGTCCTCCATCTGAAGGACCTCGTCATCGAGTATCCGAAGCGTGGACGGGTTCCGGCCTTCCGCGCCGTCGACGGGGTGGACCTCGACATCCGTCGTGGCGAGGTCGTGGGGCTCGTGGGCGAGTCCGGCTCGGGCAAGAGCACGATCGGCCGCGCCGCGATCGGTCTGCTCCCGGTCCACTCCGGCGAACTAGAGGTCGCCGGGCACAACATGGCCGGGATCGGCAAGGGCGAGCTGCTGAAGACGCGCCGCGAGATCGGCATCGTCTTCCAGGATCCGGGCTCGTCGCTGAACCCGCGTATCCCGGTCGGCGAGTCGATCGCCGAGCCGCTCCTGCTGTCAGGCGGCCACACGAAGGCCGAGATGACCCAGCGGGTCACCGAGCTGCTCGACGCGGTGGAGCTGCCGCGGGCGATGCGCAACCGATACCCGCACGAGCTGTCCGGCGGTCAGCGCCAGCGCATCGGCATCGCGCGGGCGCTCGCGCTGCGCCCGAAGTTCCTCGTCGCCGACGAGCCCACCAGCGCCCTCGACGTGTCGGTGCAGGCGCGCGTGCTCACGCTGTTCCAGGATCTGCAGAAGGATCTGGGCTTCGGCTGCCTGTTCATCACGCACGACCTCGCGGTTGTGGACCAGCTCGCCGACCGCATCGCCGTGATGAACCACGGCAAGCTCGTCGAGGTCGGCACGCGCGACCAGATCCTGCGCAACCCGCAGGACCCGTACACGCAGAAGCTCCTCTCGGCCGTTCCGGTTCCCGACCCCGAGGAGCAGCGCCAGCGTCGCGAAGCGCGTCAGGCCGCGCGCGGCCAGTAG
- a CDS encoding ABC transporter family substrate-binding protein, protein MKITRLGAGLGIVTVGALALAGCSVPYESEVIEDTEITVSWNDIVDNFNTDSTAGNNVANSNIDYMTTSDWSYYNDSPELVQNTEFGTYEKTSDDPLTVEYTINENVVWSDGTPIDEADLLLAWVTIFGAFETEDGYLFNHANPRPDLASALPELDERKLTLVYDKQYVDWEVQYGLGQVAAHAAVMLAYPEIEDPQEAKDQFVEAVQNEDVEWLTPVADVWNSDFQSANTPDNELKYLSAGPYIVEDLVEEDYVTLVANELYTWGPSPKYQRITVRQIADPTAQVQSLQNQDVQVASGQPTPDVLQLVQETETAEYYTGDEATYEHVDLTFNNGGPFDPATYGGDEEKARMVRVAFLKTIPREEILEKLIRPLNPNAQVRNSTLTIAGSPFYDGIVSENGSAEYAEVDIDGAKALLEEAGVETPVDVKFWYPEGNTRRAAEFELIATSAALAGFNVIDDSEPNWEFTDTTALPINPHDAVIFAWASTSLALTGSDQYLGSGQPSNFGGYSNEVVDTRLADLETELDEGEQQQILIDVESELWGDGYGITIFQFPGLTAWDKGVTGIAPAPLAPYYFWNFWEWAPVDGTVAE, encoded by the coding sequence GTGAAGATCACACGTCTGGGTGCAGGCCTGGGCATCGTTACGGTTGGGGCTCTCGCCCTCGCCGGATGCTCGGTCCCGTACGAGTCGGAGGTCATCGAGGACACCGAGATCACGGTGTCCTGGAACGACATCGTCGACAACTTCAACACCGACAGCACCGCCGGCAACAACGTCGCCAACTCGAACATCGACTACATGACGACGTCGGACTGGAGCTACTACAACGACTCGCCGGAGCTCGTGCAGAACACCGAGTTCGGCACCTACGAGAAGACCAGCGACGACCCGCTGACCGTCGAGTACACGATCAACGAGAACGTCGTCTGGTCGGACGGTACGCCGATCGACGAGGCCGACCTGCTCCTCGCGTGGGTCACGATCTTCGGTGCTTTCGAGACCGAGGACGGCTACCTCTTCAACCACGCGAACCCGCGTCCCGACCTGGCGTCGGCGCTGCCCGAGCTCGACGAGCGCAAGCTGACGCTGGTCTACGACAAGCAGTACGTCGACTGGGAGGTCCAGTACGGCCTCGGCCAGGTCGCCGCGCACGCCGCCGTCATGCTGGCGTACCCGGAGATCGAGGACCCGCAGGAGGCCAAGGACCAGTTCGTCGAGGCCGTCCAGAACGAGGACGTCGAGTGGCTCACCCCGGTCGCGGACGTCTGGAACTCGGACTTCCAGTCGGCCAACACCCCCGACAACGAGCTGAAGTACCTCTCGGCCGGTCCCTACATCGTCGAGGACCTCGTCGAGGAGGACTACGTCACCCTCGTCGCGAACGAGCTCTACACCTGGGGCCCCTCGCCCAAGTACCAGCGCATCACGGTCCGCCAGATCGCCGACCCGACCGCGCAGGTGCAGTCGCTGCAGAACCAGGACGTCCAGGTGGCCTCGGGCCAGCCGACGCCCGACGTGCTGCAGCTCGTCCAGGAGACCGAGACCGCCGAGTACTACACCGGTGACGAGGCCACCTACGAGCACGTCGACCTGACCTTCAACAACGGCGGTCCGTTCGACCCGGCTACCTACGGTGGCGACGAGGAGAAGGCGCGCATGGTCCGCGTCGCGTTCCTCAAGACCATCCCGCGCGAGGAGATCCTCGAGAAGCTGATCCGTCCGCTGAACCCGAACGCCCAGGTCCGCAACTCCACGCTGACCATCGCGGGCTCGCCGTTCTACGACGGCATCGTCTCGGAGAACGGCTCGGCCGAGTACGCCGAGGTCGACATCGACGGCGCCAAGGCGCTGCTCGAGGAGGCCGGTGTCGAGACCCCGGTCGACGTGAAGTTCTGGTACCCCGAGGGCAACACCCGTCGTGCCGCTGAGTTCGAGCTCATCGCCACCTCGGCCGCTCTCGCCGGCTTCAACGTGATCGACGACTCCGAGCCCAACTGGGAGTTCACCGACACGACCGCTCTGCCGATCAACCCGCACGACGCGGTGATCTTCGCCTGGGCGTCGACGAGCCTCGCGCTCACCGGTTCGGACCAGTACCTCGGCTCGGGCCAGCCCTCGAACTTCGGTGGCTACTCGAACGAGGTCGTGGACACGCGTCTGGCGGACCTCGAGACCGAGCTGGATGAGGGCGAGCAGCAGCAGATCCTCATCGACGTCGAGTCCGAGCTCTGGGGTGACGGCTACGGCATCACCATCTTCCAGTTCCCCGGTCTGACCGCATGGGACAAGGGCGTGACCGGCATCGCTCCGGCACCGCTGGCCCCGTACTACTTCTGGAACTTCTGGGAGTGGGCGCCCGTGGACGGCACGGTCGCTGAGTAA
- a CDS encoding PH domain-containing protein — protein MPEAHVLRPRFGRFLAGAVMIVCAAAAVVLLVQSPVNGVAALPMLGLLAYVAWAAYWRPSVRVDDDAVTVENVFRTIRVPYGQIQRIDTRFALTLFTPERRIVAWAAPAPGRHKLMTIRRDQAEHLPESSYVAGTVRPGDLTGSDSGVAAYIVRTRWEQLRDAGTLDAHVGAVDVRLHTVTIAAGAALVAALALALFV, from the coding sequence ATGCCCGAAGCCCATGTGCTCCGTCCCCGATTCGGCCGTTTCCTCGCGGGTGCGGTGATGATCGTCTGCGCGGCCGCGGCGGTCGTGCTGCTCGTGCAGTCGCCCGTGAACGGCGTCGCCGCGCTGCCGATGCTCGGCCTGCTCGCCTACGTCGCGTGGGCCGCGTACTGGCGACCCTCCGTGCGCGTGGACGACGACGCGGTGACGGTCGAGAACGTCTTCCGCACGATCCGTGTGCCCTACGGGCAGATCCAGCGGATCGACACGCGCTTCGCGCTGACCCTCTTCACGCCCGAGCGGCGCATCGTCGCGTGGGCCGCGCCCGCTCCCGGCCGCCACAAGCTGATGACCATCCGGCGCGATCAGGCCGAGCACCTGCCTGAGTCGAGCTACGTCGCCGGAACGGTGCGCCCCGGCGATCTCACCGGCTCGGACTCGGGGGTGGCCGCCTACATCGTGCGCACCCGCTGGGAGCAGCTCCGCGATGCCGGAACCCTCGACGCGCACGTCGGTGCCGTCGACGTTCGGCTCCACACCGTCACCATCGCGGCTGGCGCCGCGCTGGTCGCGGCGCTCGCGCTCGCGCTGTTCGTGTAG
- the gcvP gene encoding aminomethyl-transferring glycine dehydrogenase, giving the protein MLDALGYADVDALVKTAVPASIQVQPRTTSDIPAAATEAEALAELRALASQNGAARPMIGLGYYDTLTPSVIARNVFENPSWYTAYTPYQPEISQGRLEALINFQTMVTDLTGLTTANASMLDESTAVVEGMLVARRASKSRSDAFLVDADALPQTKALLEHRAAALGIRIRYSSFDTSPPADLDVFGAFFQYPGASGRVWDPTEAIAAVKDAGGLVVVAADLLALTLLRSPGSMGADVAVGTTQRFGVPLGFGGPHAGYMAVRAGLERQLPGRLVGVSQDAAGHPAYRLSLQTREQHIRREKATSNICTAQVLLAVMASMYAVYHGPTGLTAIATEVAKKAQALAERLREHGLSVAHEAFFDTLRVTTPGPSERVIDRARERGYQLFWADDATVGVSVDETTTADDLAAVAWAFGLPEGEFLGAGEQGERALPFEGAEALAGVPSTLLRESGFLEHPVFNTHRSETAMMRYLKTLADRDYALDRGMIPLGSCTMKLNAATEMAAVSWPEFSRVHPFAPEADVHGYLAMIEQLEVWLAEVTGYDAVSLQPNAGSQGELAGLLAIRGYHHANGETERTVCLIPSSAHGTNAASAVLAGMKVVVVACDEAGNVDLDDLRAKIAAHADALAALMITYPSTHGVYEHDVLEITQAVHDAGGQVYVDGANLNALLGYARFGDLGGDVSHLNLHKTFAIPHGGGGPGVGPVAAKAHLAPYLPSHPLAQRKDHAGGHVFDGGPVSSAAYGSASILPITWAYVRMMGLAGLKDATAAAVLSANYIAFRLKDHFPVLYAGEGGLVAHECILDLRPLREATGVTVDDVAKRLIDYGFHAPTMSFPVAGTLMVEPTESEDLAEIERFVEAMIAIKAEADAVASGVWPAEDNPLVNAPHTAESVVAGEWAHPYSRETAVYPVHAIVRNKYWPPVRRIDQAYGDRNLVCACPPIEAFA; this is encoded by the coding sequence ATGCTCGACGCGCTCGGCTACGCCGATGTCGACGCGCTCGTGAAGACCGCGGTGCCGGCGTCCATCCAGGTCCAGCCCCGCACCACGAGCGACATTCCCGCGGCGGCGACGGAGGCCGAGGCGCTGGCGGAGCTGCGCGCGCTCGCATCGCAGAACGGTGCCGCGCGCCCCATGATCGGTCTCGGGTACTACGACACGCTCACCCCGAGCGTCATCGCGCGCAACGTCTTCGAGAACCCGTCCTGGTACACCGCGTACACGCCGTACCAGCCCGAGATCTCGCAGGGTCGTCTCGAGGCGCTCATCAACTTCCAGACGATGGTCACCGACCTCACCGGGCTCACGACGGCGAACGCGTCGATGCTCGACGAGTCGACCGCCGTCGTCGAGGGGATGCTGGTCGCGCGACGCGCCTCGAAGTCGCGGTCGGACGCCTTCCTGGTCGACGCCGACGCGCTGCCGCAGACCAAGGCGCTGCTCGAGCACCGCGCGGCGGCGCTCGGCATCCGCATCCGCTACTCGTCGTTCGACACGTCGCCGCCCGCAGACCTCGACGTCTTCGGCGCGTTCTTCCAGTACCCGGGCGCCTCGGGCCGCGTGTGGGACCCGACCGAGGCGATCGCCGCGGTCAAGGACGCCGGCGGGCTCGTCGTGGTCGCGGCCGATCTGCTGGCGCTCACGCTGCTGCGCTCGCCCGGCTCGATGGGCGCCGACGTTGCGGTGGGCACGACCCAGCGCTTCGGCGTGCCGCTCGGGTTCGGCGGCCCGCACGCCGGCTACATGGCCGTGCGCGCAGGGCTCGAGCGTCAGCTGCCGGGTCGCCTCGTGGGCGTGTCGCAGGATGCCGCCGGCCACCCCGCGTACCGGCTGTCGCTCCAGACGCGCGAACAGCACATCCGCCGCGAGAAGGCGACGTCGAACATCTGCACCGCGCAGGTGCTGCTGGCCGTGATGGCCTCGATGTACGCCGTCTACCACGGCCCGACAGGGCTGACCGCGATCGCGACCGAGGTGGCGAAGAAGGCGCAGGCCCTCGCGGAGCGACTGCGCGAGCACGGGCTGTCGGTCGCGCACGAGGCGTTCTTCGACACGCTCCGCGTCACCACGCCCGGCCCGTCCGAGCGCGTCATCGACCGGGCGCGCGAGCGCGGCTACCAGCTGTTCTGGGCCGACGACGCGACCGTCGGCGTCTCGGTGGACGAGACCACGACCGCCGACGACCTCGCCGCCGTCGCGTGGGCGTTCGGCCTCCCCGAAGGCGAGTTCCTCGGTGCGGGGGAGCAGGGCGAGCGGGCGCTGCCGTTCGAGGGCGCCGAGGCGCTCGCCGGCGTCCCGTCGACGCTGCTGCGCGAGAGCGGGTTCCTCGAGCATCCGGTGTTCAACACGCACCGCTCCGAGACCGCCATGATGCGGTACCTCAAGACCCTCGCCGACCGCGACTATGCGCTGGACCGCGGCATGATCCCGCTGGGCTCGTGCACCATGAAGCTCAACGCGGCCACCGAGATGGCGGCGGTGTCGTGGCCCGAGTTCTCGCGCGTGCACCCCTTCGCGCCCGAAGCGGACGTGCACGGCTACCTCGCCATGATCGAGCAGCTCGAGGTGTGGCTGGCCGAGGTCACCGGCTACGACGCGGTGTCGCTGCAGCCCAACGCCGGCTCGCAGGGCGAGCTCGCGGGCCTGCTCGCGATCCGCGGCTACCACCACGCGAACGGCGAGACCGAGCGCACCGTGTGCCTGATCCCGTCGTCGGCGCACGGCACCAACGCGGCATCCGCGGTGCTGGCCGGCATGAAGGTCGTCGTCGTCGCGTGCGACGAGGCCGGAAACGTCGACCTCGACGACCTGCGCGCCAAGATCGCGGCGCACGCCGACGCGCTCGCGGCGCTCATGATCACGTACCCGTCGACGCACGGGGTGTACGAGCACGACGTGCTCGAGATCACGCAGGCGGTGCACGACGCCGGCGGCCAGGTGTACGTCGACGGCGCGAACCTCAACGCGCTGCTCGGCTACGCGCGCTTCGGCGACCTGGGCGGCGACGTGTCGCACCTGAACCTGCACAAGACGTTCGCCATCCCGCACGGCGGCGGCGGCCCCGGCGTCGGCCCGGTGGCGGCGAAGGCGCACCTCGCGCCGTACCTGCCCTCGCACCCGCTCGCGCAACGCAAGGACCACGCCGGCGGACACGTGTTCGACGGCGGCCCGGTCTCGTCGGCGGCGTACGGATCGGCGTCCATCCTGCCGATCACCTGGGCGTACGTGCGCATGATGGGGCTCGCCGGGCTCAAGGACGCCACGGCCGCCGCGGTGCTGTCGGCGAACTACATCGCGTTCCGGCTGAAGGACCACTTCCCGGTGCTGTACGCCGGCGAGGGCGGCCTCGTCGCGCACGAGTGCATCCTGGACCTGCGCCCGCTGCGGGAGGCGACCGGGGTCACCGTCGACGATGTGGCCAAGCGCCTCATCGACTACGGCTTCCACGCGCCGACGATGTCGTTCCCGGTCGCCGGGACGCTGATGGTCGAGCCGACCGAGTCCGAGGACCTCGCCGAGATCGAGCGGTTCGTCGAGGCGATGATCGCGATCAAGGCCGAGGCGGATGCCGTCGCGTCGGGAGTCTGGCCCGCCGAGGACAACCCCCTCGTGAACGCGCCGCACACCGCGGAGTCGGTGGTCGCGGGGGAGTGGGCGCACCCGTACTCCCGCGAGACGGCGGTGTATCCCGTGCACGCCATCGTGCGGAACAAGTACTGGCCGCCCGTGCGCCGCATCGACCAGGCCTACGGCGACCGCAACCTGGTGTGCGCCTGCCCACCCATCGAGGCCTTCGCGTAG